A stretch of Geomonas oryzisoli DNA encodes these proteins:
- a CDS encoding TIGR03016 family PEP-CTERM system-associated outer membrane protein, whose product MRNALLGITCLASVAALSTGAPALAADYRFTPSLVVGQEYNDNLFQNARSPVTDYVTRVQPNLALKADGGGFAAALSYGIDYRYFAKGSRSDEFDHRASMTGAFKFLDDFLHLDLSDSYSRVSTDVVRDVVTESLVVNQTLQNNALISPYVTWRLPGDSSLKTGYRYRDTRYWSGLGIDKQEHDGFATWSKEVKEGLVFSTYYSYARVTTSMNNLDLHQVYAGLRYDYRPGTFIYGNLGYDWQRFDNGASMNNPFWDVGAGHDFGVVNAAAGTKVQYAEDPQTIITRTVTHYASLNRSFSRGSAGFNASYSKFDKQQRAAGEVQKKIYLGLNGRYELLPVLAMTMNLSGDRLQGHRGSEYPYHMTGGVGLDYSLGDHVVLGTNYTYITYRNSFGSTLGGVEANRVIVEMRLTR is encoded by the coding sequence ATGAGAAACGCTCTCTTAGGCATCACCTGCCTGGCCTCTGTGGCGGCGCTCTCCACCGGGGCCCCGGCGCTGGCCGCCGATTACCGGTTCACCCCGTCGCTCGTCGTCGGTCAGGAGTACAACGACAACCTGTTCCAGAACGCACGCAGTCCGGTCACCGATTACGTGACCCGGGTCCAGCCCAACCTCGCCCTGAAGGCCGACGGGGGCGGGTTCGCCGCGGCTCTTTCCTACGGCATCGATTACCGCTACTTCGCCAAGGGAAGCCGAAGCGACGAATTCGATCACCGCGCCTCCATGACGGGAGCCTTCAAGTTCCTGGATGACTTCCTCCACCTGGACCTCTCGGACAGCTACAGCCGTGTGTCGACCGACGTGGTGCGCGATGTGGTCACCGAGAGCCTGGTGGTGAATCAGACCCTGCAGAACAACGCGCTGATATCCCCCTACGTGACGTGGCGCCTTCCCGGCGACTCCTCGTTGAAGACCGGCTACCGCTACCGCGACACCCGCTACTGGAGCGGACTGGGGATCGACAAACAAGAGCATGACGGTTTCGCCACCTGGAGCAAAGAGGTGAAGGAAGGGCTTGTCTTCAGCACCTATTACAGCTACGCCCGCGTCACTACCAGCATGAACAACCTCGATCTGCACCAGGTATATGCCGGGCTGCGCTATGACTACCGCCCCGGTACCTTTATCTACGGTAACCTGGGCTACGACTGGCAGCGCTTCGACAACGGCGCCAGCATGAACAACCCTTTCTGGGACGTAGGTGCCGGGCATGACTTCGGAGTGGTGAACGCGGCTGCCGGAACCAAGGTGCAGTACGCCGAGGACCCGCAGACCATCATCACGAGGACCGTCACCCATTACGCCTCCCTGAACCGCAGCTTCTCGCGCGGGTCGGCGGGCTTCAACGCCTCCTACTCCAAGTTCGACAAGCAGCAGCGGGCCGCGGGGGAGGTGCAGAAAAAGATCTATCTCGGCCTGAACGGCCGCTACGAGCTGCTCCCGGTTCTTGCCATGACTATGAACCTTTCCGGGGACCGTCTGCAGGGACACAGAGGCTCGGAGTACCCCTACCACATGACCGGTGGGGTCGGTCTGGACTATTCCCTCGGCGATCACGTGGTGCTTGGCACCAACTACACCTACATCACCTATCGCAACAGCTTTGGGAGCACACTGGGGGGAGTCGAGGCAAACCGCGTGATCGTGGAGATGAGGCTGACCAGATGA
- a CDS encoding XrtA/PEP-CTERM system-associated ATPase — protein sequence MYLEFFGFAKKPFELVPDPDFIYLSRSHRKAVTYLDYGIRERAGFLLLTGDVGSGKTTLIRDLIGKKYERVVLAKVFNTRVSIEQLLAMINEEFGMDAAGKDKVSLLRDLNDFLLDQYAAGNHPILIIDEAQNLEAGLLEEVRLLSNLESSHNKLLQIILVGQPELRDTMASPGLMQLRQRISVSCHLHALSLEETRAYILHRMKVAGNPEAVHFTEEAVELIYRFSRGIPRLVNIICDFLMLAAFADEVRTVTAQMTEEVGADLDFERTYWGGGPDLPPEGALPGGKAGEELLGRIERRLEAMEDELSARLPQALKSVAETMHKMQADFSHRAAEQDRRVAELGERLATVSSAVQGLALSAPDRPAAGFARRLMDGVGMGGKK from the coding sequence ATGTACTTGGAATTTTTCGGCTTTGCAAAGAAACCATTTGAACTGGTGCCCGACCCCGATTTCATCTATCTCTCCCGGTCGCACCGCAAGGCGGTCACCTACCTCGACTACGGCATCAGGGAGCGGGCGGGCTTTCTCCTTCTGACCGGCGACGTGGGGAGCGGCAAGACCACGCTGATCCGCGACCTGATCGGCAAGAAGTACGAGCGCGTGGTGCTCGCCAAGGTGTTCAACACCCGGGTCAGCATCGAGCAGCTTTTGGCCATGATCAACGAGGAATTCGGCATGGACGCGGCGGGCAAGGACAAGGTCTCCCTGCTCAGGGACCTGAACGACTTCCTGCTCGATCAGTACGCCGCCGGCAACCACCCGATCCTGATCATCGACGAGGCACAGAACCTGGAGGCCGGCCTGCTCGAGGAGGTGCGCCTGCTCTCCAACCTGGAGAGCTCGCACAACAAGCTTTTGCAGATCATCCTGGTGGGGCAGCCCGAGCTGCGCGACACCATGGCGAGCCCAGGGCTCATGCAACTGCGCCAGCGCATCAGCGTGAGCTGCCACCTGCACGCCCTGTCCCTGGAGGAGACCCGGGCCTATATCCTGCACCGCATGAAGGTCGCCGGCAACCCCGAGGCGGTCCACTTCACCGAGGAGGCCGTGGAGCTCATCTACCGCTTCAGCCGCGGCATCCCGCGCCTAGTGAACATCATCTGCGATTTTCTCATGCTGGCCGCCTTCGCGGACGAGGTCCGCACCGTCACCGCGCAGATGACCGAGGAGGTGGGGGCCGACCTCGACTTCGAGAGGACCTACTGGGGGGGAGGTCCCGACCTCCCTCCCGAGGGCGCCCTTCCCGGCGGTAAAGCGGGGGAGGAGCTCCTGGGGCGCATCGAGCGGCGTCTGGAGGCCATGGAGGACGAGCTCTCCGCGAGGCTTCCCCAGGCCCTGAAGAGCGTCGCGGAGACCATGCACAAGATGCAGGCCGACTTCTCCCACCGGGCCGCGGAGCAGGACCGGCGGGTCGCCGAATTGGGTGAGAGGCTCGCCACGGTCTCCAGCGCCGTGCAGGGGCTGGCTCTTTCTGCGCCGGACCGTCCCGCCGCGGGGTTTGCGCGGCGTCTCATGGACGGGGTAGGCATGGGAGGCAAGAAATGA
- a CDS encoding XrtA-associated tyrosine autokinase, which yields MSRIEMAMEKAAQLRKEGIPQQPGDGSAAEVDRSVHTQAPAGVPPTVPPERVLAPKHPFLVNLLDPHSPAAEEYRKLKSVLVKLTDGEPFKNAIMVTSSVPGEGKSLTALNLAVSLAQGLDHTVLLVDADLRRPSLHHYLEIEQGVGLADILKGTAEIPQAIVQTGLGKLSLIRSGSRVENPVELFTSQKMRVLVDELKHRYPDRYLIFDTPPLLPFAESRVLANIVDGVLLVVRERLPSQDELLEAYEAVKGPGLLGVVYNGADDVGHGERYSYYKHYQGAP from the coding sequence ATGAGCAGAATAGAAATGGCGATGGAAAAAGCCGCCCAGCTGAGAAAGGAAGGGATCCCGCAGCAACCGGGCGATGGGAGCGCGGCCGAGGTCGACCGTTCAGTTCACACGCAGGCCCCGGCCGGCGTGCCGCCGACGGTCCCCCCCGAGCGGGTGCTGGCGCCCAAGCATCCCTTCCTGGTGAACCTCCTCGATCCCCACAGCCCGGCGGCCGAGGAGTACCGCAAGTTGAAGTCGGTGTTGGTCAAGCTGACCGACGGGGAGCCCTTCAAAAACGCGATCATGGTGACGAGCTCCGTTCCCGGCGAGGGGAAGAGCCTGACCGCCCTGAACCTTGCGGTGAGCCTGGCCCAGGGGCTGGACCACACCGTGCTGTTGGTCGACGCCGACCTGCGCCGCCCCTCGCTGCACCACTACCTCGAGATCGAGCAGGGGGTGGGGCTTGCCGACATCCTGAAGGGGACGGCGGAGATCCCGCAGGCCATCGTGCAGACCGGCCTGGGCAAGCTCTCCCTGATCCGCTCCGGGAGCCGGGTGGAAAACCCCGTGGAGCTCTTCACCTCGCAGAAGATGCGTGTCCTTGTGGACGAGTTGAAACACCGCTACCCGGACCGCTACCTGATCTTCGATACGCCCCCGCTGCTCCCCTTCGCGGAGAGCCGGGTCTTGGCCAACATCGTCGACGGGGTGCTCCTGGTGGTGAGGGAGCGGCTTCCTTCCCAGGACGAGCTCCTGGAGGCGTACGAGGCGGTGAAGGGACCCGGGCTCCTGGGGGTGGTGTACAACGGCGCCGACGACGTTGGGCATGGGGAGCGCTACTCCTACTACAAGCATTACCAGGGGGCGCCGTAA
- a CDS encoding XrtA system polysaccharide chain length determinant: MQESEYRKYMQLVARHKELYVLCALVIMTVVFAVSYLLPRKYESSSTVFIEKNVISELVKGITVTPSMEDTINVLTYAITSRALLTKTMESLDMNLGKEANNEELIKELQKNITVKVKEKNNLFIISFVHSDPRISRDFVNTLVRLYIEQNTSSKRGESYDATKFLSEQISAFNVKLQKAENDLNAYKREKGGIISIDEGKLFEEINLAQQKLYDLELRRRQLEGMRQATRKANDPLQSKLLALQKRLDDLRVQYTDSYPEVLTVKSDIETVKEQLKARKGAEPQPLDPQELAKIESEVTALKNAEAGLRRYISQSKQTLQSIPTAKAGLAKLEVERENQKKIYDQLYSRHGQSEVSKQMEVQDKSTTFRIVDPAVLPVKPSSPNRLIIMLAGILAGVAGGLGFLALRDQLDGSVKEVSMVKGLGVPVLAVVPRMLDLPQALKLRRRSLRIFAGAALYFLLLLVFPAMELLDLPYMDRLLDHLAPVSQGIKGMMH, translated from the coding sequence GTGCAGGAATCCGAATACAGGAAATACATGCAGCTCGTGGCCCGGCACAAGGAGCTCTACGTCCTTTGCGCCCTCGTCATCATGACCGTCGTCTTCGCGGTGAGTTACCTCCTGCCCCGCAAGTACGAGTCGTCGAGCACGGTCTTCATCGAGAAAAACGTGATCAGCGAGCTGGTCAAGGGGATCACCGTGACCCCCTCCATGGAAGACACCATCAACGTCCTCACCTATGCCATCACCAGCCGCGCCCTGCTCACCAAGACCATGGAGAGCCTGGACATGAACCTCGGCAAGGAGGCGAACAACGAGGAGCTCATCAAGGAGCTGCAAAAGAACATCACGGTGAAGGTGAAGGAGAAGAACAACCTCTTCATCATCTCCTTCGTGCACTCCGACCCGAGGATTTCGCGCGATTTCGTGAACACCCTGGTGCGGCTGTACATCGAGCAGAACACCTCCTCCAAGAGGGGCGAGTCCTACGACGCCACCAAGTTCCTCTCCGAGCAGATCTCCGCCTTCAACGTGAAGCTGCAGAAAGCCGAGAACGACCTGAACGCCTACAAGCGCGAGAAGGGGGGGATCATCTCCATCGACGAGGGGAAACTCTTCGAGGAGATCAACCTGGCCCAGCAAAAGCTCTACGACCTGGAGCTCAGGCGCAGGCAGCTGGAGGGGATGCGCCAGGCGACCCGCAAGGCCAACGACCCCCTGCAGTCCAAGCTGCTCGCGCTGCAAAAAAGGCTGGACGACCTGAGGGTGCAGTACACCGACAGCTACCCCGAGGTCCTCACCGTGAAGAGCGACATCGAGACGGTCAAGGAGCAGCTCAAGGCGAGAAAGGGGGCGGAACCGCAGCCCCTGGACCCGCAGGAGCTGGCCAAGATCGAGTCCGAGGTCACCGCCTTGAAGAACGCGGAGGCGGGGCTTAGGCGCTACATATCCCAGAGCAAGCAGACCCTGCAGAGCATCCCGACCGCCAAGGCGGGACTCGCGAAGCTCGAAGTGGAGCGCGAGAACCAGAAGAAGATCTACGACCAGCTCTATTCCAGGCACGGCCAGTCCGAGGTCTCCAAGCAGATGGAGGTGCAGGACAAGTCCACCACCTTCCGCATCGTCGATCCGGCCGTACTCCCGGTGAAGCCGTCGAGTCCCAACCGGCTCATCATCATGCTCGCGGGCATACTCGCCGGAGTGGCGGGGGGGCTCGGCTTCCTGGCGCTGCGCGACCAGTTGGACGGGTCGGTGAAGGAGGTCTCCATGGTGAAGGGGCTGGGGGTGCCGGTGCTGGCCGTGGTGCCGCGCATGCTGGACCTGCCGCAGGCGCTGAAGCTGCGCAGGAGATCGCTGCGCATCTTCGCCGGGGCGGCCCTGTACTTCCTGCTCCTGCTGGTGTTCCCGGCCATGGAACTTCTCGATCTGCCCTACATGGACAGGCTTTTGGACCACCTGGCGCCGGTCAGCCAGGGGATCAAGGGGATGATGCACTAG
- a CDS encoding polysaccharide biosynthesis/export family protein, translating to MRMRYWLLLLLVLCSFPLSVFGGDYVIGEGDALDIAVWGVKELNFPVRVRPDGKITVPGLGEVVASGSTPSQLQTHLAGRLKELVKNPIVTVTVREITNSKVYIFGSGVKANVYDLSRRTTLLQLLCMLPEVKTADLRNAYLLRDGKKLKVDLHRLFIQGDTTQDLVIETNDSLFVPLLTDRSVYVLGAVNMPKSIEYREGMKVMEAILEAGGFTKFADQNDVVVRRKEGEQSRSLEVKAKKLFKEGDLSQNIDLKAGDYVLVKEAFF from the coding sequence ATGAGGATGAGGTACTGGCTGTTGTTGCTGTTGGTCCTTTGCAGCTTCCCGTTGTCGGTTTTTGGGGGGGACTACGTCATCGGCGAGGGGGACGCCCTCGACATCGCCGTTTGGGGCGTGAAGGAACTGAACTTCCCGGTGCGGGTGCGCCCCGACGGCAAGATCACCGTCCCCGGCCTGGGCGAGGTGGTCGCCAGCGGCAGCACGCCGAGCCAGCTGCAGACCCACCTGGCCGGGCGCCTCAAGGAACTGGTGAAAAATCCCATCGTGACCGTCACGGTGCGCGAGATCACCAACTCCAAGGTCTACATCTTCGGCTCCGGCGTCAAGGCCAACGTCTATGACCTGTCCCGGCGCACCACGCTGCTGCAGCTTTTGTGCATGCTCCCGGAGGTGAAGACGGCCGACCTGAGAAACGCGTACCTGCTGCGCGACGGCAAGAAGCTGAAGGTCGACCTGCACCGCCTCTTCATCCAGGGGGACACCACCCAGGACCTGGTGATCGAGACCAACGACTCGCTGTTCGTGCCGCTTCTGACCGACCGCAGCGTCTACGTCCTCGGGGCGGTCAACATGCCCAAGTCCATCGAGTACCGCGAGGGGATGAAGGTGATGGAGGCCATCCTGGAGGCGGGGGGCTTCACGAAGTTCGCCGACCAGAACGACGTGGTGGTCAGGAGGAAGGAGGGGGAGCAGTCCCGCTCCCTGGAGGTCAAGGCCAAGAAGCTTTTCAAGGAGGGGGATCTCTCCCAGAACATCGACCTGAAGGCCGGGGATTACGTCCTGGTGAAGGAAGCCTTTTTCTAA
- a CDS encoding TIGR03013 family XrtA/PEP-CTERM system glycosyltransferase: MDLRVTLYILVDAVLALAALLLAAWARFGGLILKAEWQPDQAMMAAALFVVVVLFSSYLMEVYVLPKESRKRDILATCVQAGCAAFFFLSVVYYLSPELMLGRGVLFFALGFFIILQFTWYAISGIGARRVPFAHRVLILGTGDLACQLGGLLSSQSGSFTLAGFLECDERHRPEQTVHQPELFSSQIIPESDDLLQTARDLKVSTIVVALTERRGVLPLQEMMRCKLNGIEVLDAPTFYETVQGKLLLEEMTPSWIIFSSGFHHTALVNVYKRCVDIMLSLTGLLLAAPAFPLIALAIKLDSPGPLFFAQERVGLGERSFTLYKFRSMCQDAERDGAVWAAKNDARITRVGAFLRNSRIDEIPQLFNVLRGEMSFIGPRPERPEFVERLKREIYYYSKRHTIKPGLTGWAQVRYPYGSTVQDAIEKLRYDLYYIKNLSVFLDTQILMETVKVVLFGRGR; encoded by the coding sequence ATGGATCTTCGGGTTACCTTATACATCTTGGTTGATGCCGTCCTCGCCCTCGCGGCCCTGCTCCTCGCGGCGTGGGCCAGGTTCGGCGGACTGATCCTGAAAGCGGAATGGCAGCCCGACCAGGCCATGATGGCGGCGGCCCTGTTCGTGGTCGTGGTCCTGTTCTCCTCCTACCTCATGGAGGTGTATGTCCTTCCCAAGGAGAGCCGCAAGCGGGACATACTGGCCACCTGCGTGCAGGCGGGGTGCGCCGCGTTCTTCTTCCTTTCCGTGGTCTACTACCTCTCGCCTGAACTGATGTTGGGGCGCGGCGTGCTCTTCTTCGCCCTGGGCTTCTTCATCATCCTGCAGTTCACCTGGTACGCGATCTCCGGCATCGGTGCCCGCAGGGTCCCCTTCGCGCACCGGGTGCTGATCCTGGGCACCGGCGACCTGGCCTGCCAGCTGGGGGGGCTTTTGAGCTCGCAAAGCGGCTCCTTCACCCTGGCCGGCTTTCTGGAGTGCGACGAGCGGCACCGCCCGGAGCAGACCGTGCACCAGCCTGAGCTGTTCAGCTCCCAGATCATCCCCGAAAGCGACGATCTGCTCCAGACCGCGCGGGACCTGAAGGTTTCGACCATCGTGGTGGCACTGACCGAAAGGAGGGGGGTGCTCCCCTTGCAGGAGATGATGCGCTGCAAGCTAAACGGCATCGAGGTCCTGGACGCGCCGACCTTCTACGAGACGGTGCAGGGAAAGCTTCTCCTGGAGGAGATGACCCCGAGCTGGATCATCTTCTCCAGCGGCTTTCACCACACCGCCCTCGTCAACGTGTACAAGCGCTGCGTCGACATCATGCTCTCCCTGACAGGGCTGTTGCTTGCCGCGCCTGCCTTCCCCCTGATCGCCCTGGCCATCAAGCTGGATTCCCCCGGCCCGCTCTTTTTCGCCCAGGAGCGGGTGGGGCTCGGGGAGAGGAGCTTCACCCTGTACAAGTTCCGCTCCATGTGCCAGGACGCGGAGCGCGACGGCGCGGTCTGGGCCGCGAAGAACGACGCCCGCATCACCCGGGTCGGCGCCTTTTTGAGGAACTCGCGCATCGACGAGATCCCGCAGCTGTTCAACGTGCTGCGCGGCGAGATGAGCTTCATAGGCCCACGGCCGGAGCGGCCGGAGTTCGTGGAACGACTGAAGCGGGAGATCTACTACTATTCCAAGCGCCACACCATCAAGCCCGGGCTGACCGGCTGGGCCCAGGTGCGCTACCCCTACGGCTCGACGGTGCAGGACGCCATCGAGAAACTCCGTTACGACCTGTACTACATCAAGAACCTATCCGTCTTTCTGGACACCCAGATCCTCATGGAAACGGTGAAGGTGGTCCTGTTCGGGCGGGGAAGATGA
- the prsT gene encoding XrtA/PEP-CTERM system TPR-repeat protein PrsT — MKLGLMLLLVLLSLSGCGSKTKETLYEEGVKQLSGGNPAGAVVYFKNALEKDANFYDARLQLAKAYAALGKNEQAEKEYTKVLTLNPSRDDVLLELARLYNAMHKGEQGGKMAERYLAVHRDDAQGLEALGSAYAVRGRYQEALGLLERSLAADPKRPATKLQLASVDLALGRVDKARTLLGEVVQGDQKNFQALSMLGSLELRAGSADRAAGWYQKIVQLDPGRTDAAYKLGLIRVEKGELEAAEASADQMMKQYPKKGEGYQLKGVVSFYRKKYDDAITFLMQAVKLAPSSDGYQFLGLSYYNKGELESALSQFRVIVDRVPTSRQARLMIAQTLLAQKRVDDGIAEVKKILAQDDSDAVAHSLLGSAYLQQGFYEEGMRELDVATRLDPKLVQAHIKKGAFYFSKGKGAEGESELALAVKGAPDALNSRLLLASYYQQQGKRDKALALVRSGMTGGKGDAPLYNALAGLQFAAADKAGALKSLAQAKRSDPLFPASYHNLAGFYAATGDYPKAMAELSELQTRVPGNLRALLGLASLSELVGKDADALGYYKKAQQTRSLEAYLVLAAYYQKKNAPDKALGVLDEAAKLDPRALAPLEAKARILLAQKEYKKALKVYDEVEALEPDQGTLLKVGAYLAMKEKGKGIEQAEKLIARHPGSPQGHLVLARVHQGSGDTAAAFAEANKAARIAPGSAEPRLLLGDLFRAKNDTASAMKSYQEALKVQPESLPAQLAVANLLQRTGQQREAADRYRAMLNRNPRFVPALNNLAYLSADGYGSKEDALKLAVAALFQEPGNPGILDTVGYALCRNGRGADAVKALERAANMLPGDPTVRYHLGLAYQLVGDRGKARKALQESLAMGDHPDRKAAQTLLAQLTK, encoded by the coding sequence ATGAAACTGGGCTTAATGCTATTGCTGGTGCTGCTTAGCCTTTCCGGTTGTGGCAGCAAGACAAAGGAAACCCTTTATGAGGAGGGGGTGAAGCAGCTCAGCGGTGGTAATCCTGCCGGTGCAGTGGTCTATTTCAAAAACGCCCTCGAAAAAGACGCCAACTTCTACGATGCCCGCCTGCAGCTCGCCAAGGCCTATGCCGCTCTCGGCAAAAACGAGCAGGCGGAAAAGGAGTACACCAAGGTCCTCACCCTGAACCCTTCCCGCGACGACGTGCTGCTCGAGCTGGCACGGCTTTACAACGCCATGCACAAAGGGGAGCAGGGGGGCAAGATGGCCGAAAGGTACCTGGCCGTGCACCGGGACGACGCCCAGGGGCTCGAGGCGCTGGGGAGTGCCTATGCCGTGCGCGGCAGATACCAGGAAGCGCTGGGGCTTCTGGAGCGCTCTCTCGCTGCGGACCCGAAGCGTCCCGCCACCAAGCTGCAGCTTGCTTCCGTCGATCTCGCGCTGGGGCGGGTGGACAAGGCAAGGACGCTGCTTGGCGAAGTCGTGCAGGGGGACCAGAAGAATTTCCAGGCCCTCTCGATGCTCGGTTCCCTGGAGCTTAGAGCCGGCAGCGCCGACCGTGCCGCGGGGTGGTACCAAAAGATCGTGCAGCTGGACCCGGGGCGAACCGATGCCGCCTACAAGCTGGGCCTCATCCGGGTGGAGAAGGGTGAGCTGGAGGCCGCCGAGGCGTCTGCCGACCAGATGATGAAGCAGTACCCGAAAAAGGGTGAGGGGTACCAGCTGAAGGGGGTGGTCAGCTTCTACAGGAAGAAGTACGACGACGCCATCACCTTCCTCATGCAGGCGGTGAAGCTCGCACCCTCCTCGGACGGTTACCAGTTCCTGGGGCTTAGCTATTACAACAAGGGAGAACTGGAAAGCGCGCTCAGCCAGTTCCGCGTGATCGTGGACCGGGTCCCCACCTCGCGCCAGGCCCGGCTCATGATCGCCCAGACCCTTTTGGCGCAGAAGCGGGTGGACGACGGCATTGCCGAGGTGAAGAAGATCCTGGCCCAGGACGACTCCGATGCCGTGGCCCACAGCCTCTTGGGGAGCGCTTACCTGCAGCAGGGGTTCTACGAAGAAGGGATGCGGGAGCTGGACGTCGCCACGCGCCTGGACCCGAAACTGGTCCAGGCCCACATCAAGAAGGGCGCCTTCTACTTCAGCAAAGGAAAGGGCGCCGAGGGAGAGAGCGAACTGGCCCTCGCGGTGAAGGGTGCCCCGGACGCCCTGAACAGCAGGCTGCTGCTCGCCTCCTACTATCAACAGCAGGGCAAGCGTGACAAGGCGCTCGCCCTGGTCCGTTCCGGCATGACCGGGGGCAAGGGGGACGCCCCGCTGTACAACGCGCTGGCCGGGTTGCAGTTCGCCGCAGCCGACAAGGCCGGCGCCCTGAAGAGCCTCGCGCAGGCCAAACGCTCCGACCCCCTGTTCCCGGCGAGCTACCACAACCTGGCCGGCTTTTACGCCGCCACTGGTGATTACCCGAAGGCGATGGCCGAACTCTCCGAGTTGCAGACCAGGGTCCCCGGCAACCTGCGGGCCTTGCTGGGGCTTGCCTCCCTGAGCGAGCTGGTCGGCAAAGACGCCGATGCCCTCGGCTACTACAAAAAAGCGCAACAGACCAGGAGCCTCGAGGCGTACCTCGTGCTCGCGGCCTATTACCAGAAGAAGAACGCCCCCGACAAGGCGCTCGGCGTGCTCGACGAGGCCGCCAAGCTCGACCCCCGCGCGCTCGCGCCTTTGGAGGCGAAGGCGCGGATCCTTTTGGCGCAAAAGGAATACAAAAAGGCGCTCAAGGTCTATGACGAGGTGGAGGCGCTCGAGCCGGACCAGGGCACCCTGCTGAAAGTGGGAGCCTACCTGGCCATGAAGGAGAAGGGGAAGGGGATAGAGCAGGCCGAGAAACTGATCGCGCGCCATCCCGGCTCGCCCCAGGGGCATCTCGTCCTCGCCCGGGTCCACCAGGGAAGCGGAGACACCGCCGCCGCCTTTGCAGAGGCCAACAAGGCGGCCAGGATAGCGCCGGGTAGCGCGGAACCGCGCCTGCTCCTCGGCGATCTCTTCCGCGCCAAAAACGACACAGCCTCCGCCATGAAAAGCTATCAGGAGGCGCTCAAGGTGCAGCCCGAGTCGCTCCCCGCGCAGCTTGCCGTGGCGAACCTTCTGCAGAGGACGGGGCAGCAGCGCGAGGCCGCTGACCGTTACCGGGCGATGCTGAACAGAAATCCGCGCTTCGTGCCTGCCCTGAACAACCTGGCCTACCTGAGCGCGGACGGCTACGGGAGCAAGGAGGACGCCCTGAAACTTGCCGTTGCCGCACTTTTCCAGGAACCCGGCAACCCGGGCATCCTGGACACGGTCGGCTACGCCCTGTGCCGGAACGGCCGCGGCGCCGATGCCGTGAAGGCGCTGGAACGGGCGGCGAACATGCTGCCGGGCGACCCGACGGTGCGCTACCATCTCGGGCTGGCGTATCAGCTGGTGGGGGACCGCGGCAAAGCACGGAAGGCGCTCCAGGAATCCCTGGCCATGGGGGATCATCCCGACCGGAAGGCGGCCCAGACGCTGCTGGCACAGTTGACGAAGTAG
- a CDS encoding PEP-CTERM sorting domain-containing protein → MKGFAALVAGALLFMATGAAQGSYITLSNSELLTATVIGSNNQEEYGGWFKALDYTPTGTLFIQNMSRPMAPGALPYYVYSYVGVDAARAGKSDLTGVDSFELRLANVNNSPWELALFVQADGATYLSDYQVVPNQKNPVDMKNFSFDLSLLGPDRTDVEYLGFAVRSMLDYDPSNPDAYHVLAAPVPEPGTVLLLGTGIFGLAIYGKRRKRA, encoded by the coding sequence ATGAAGGGTTTTGCGGCATTAGTGGCTGGTGCTTTGCTTTTCATGGCGACGGGCGCAGCCCAGGGGAGTTACATCACCCTGAGCAATTCGGAACTGCTGACGGCTACTGTGATCGGCTCCAACAACCAGGAGGAGTATGGCGGCTGGTTCAAGGCGCTTGACTACACCCCGACGGGAACCTTGTTCATCCAGAACATGTCCAGGCCGATGGCCCCCGGCGCCCTCCCCTATTACGTGTACAGCTACGTCGGTGTCGACGCCGCCCGCGCCGGCAAGAGCGACCTCACCGGAGTCGACAGCTTCGAGCTGAGACTGGCCAACGTCAACAACAGCCCCTGGGAGCTGGCCCTTTTCGTCCAGGCCGATGGCGCCACCTACCTCAGCGACTACCAGGTGGTTCCAAACCAGAAAAACCCGGTCGACATGAAGAACTTCAGCTTCGACCTCTCACTGCTGGGGCCGGACCGCACCGACGTGGAGTACCTTGGGTTCGCGGTAAGAAGCATGCTGGACTACGACCCGAGCAACCCCGACGCGTACCATGTCTTGGCCGCTCCTGTCCCGGAACCGGGCACCGTGCTGCTGTTGGGTACCGGCATCTTCGGTCTCGCCATCTACGGCAAACGCCGCAAGAGGGCTTAG